From the Aquitalea magnusonii genome, one window contains:
- the pap gene encoding polyphosphate:AMP phosphotransferase: MFESAEIGHAIDKDSYRQQVPVLREALLDVQYDLKEKADFPVLILIHGFDGAGRGETMNLINEWLDPRLIDTVAFSSANDEERARPWMWRYWQKLPAKGRIGMFFGSYYSDALFDRVYDKSDHDAFDREIFDIMRLERMISQDGALILKFWFHLTKDKQRKRLKELEKDPATRWRVTADDKANMERYDTIRKYGEHMIRLTNTAYAPWIVVDGEDANFRSLTVGQTILKAIRNRMSQNGHVTDASEAPPLLAPIDDKVILDTLQLDQKMDKAEYKKRLAELQGRLNSLTRDERFHNHSLVLAFEGNDAAGKGGTIRRITQALDARSYRVIPVAAPTEEERAKPWLWRFWRQVPGKGGITIFDRTWYGRVLVERVEGFARESDWMRAYYEINDFEHQLCENGAIVLKFWLAISNEEQMARFKLREQTGFKRFKITEEDWRNREKWDAYKLAVSDMVDRTSTSKVPWTLVEANNKYYARIKVLSTICAALEARLGA, encoded by the coding sequence ATGTTTGAATCAGCAGAAATCGGCCACGCCATCGACAAGGACAGTTACCGCCAACAGGTACCGGTATTGCGCGAGGCCCTGCTGGATGTGCAGTACGACCTGAAGGAAAAGGCCGATTTCCCGGTACTGATCCTGATTCATGGCTTTGACGGCGCAGGCCGTGGCGAAACCATGAACCTGATCAACGAGTGGCTGGATCCACGGCTGATCGATACCGTGGCCTTCTCCAGCGCCAACGATGAAGAGCGCGCCCGGCCCTGGATGTGGCGCTACTGGCAGAAACTGCCGGCCAAGGGGCGTATCGGCATGTTTTTTGGTTCGTATTATTCCGATGCCCTGTTTGACCGGGTATACGACAAGAGCGACCACGACGCCTTCGATCGCGAAATCTTCGACATCATGCGGCTGGAGCGCATGATCAGCCAGGATGGCGCGCTGATCCTGAAGTTCTGGTTTCATCTGACCAAGGACAAGCAGCGCAAGCGCCTGAAAGAGCTGGAAAAAGACCCGGCCACCCGCTGGCGCGTGACGGCGGACGACAAGGCCAATATGGAGCGCTACGACACCATCCGCAAATACGGCGAGCACATGATCCGCCTGACCAACACCGCCTATGCGCCGTGGATTGTGGTGGATGGCGAGGATGCCAACTTCCGCAGCCTGACCGTGGGGCAGACCATTCTCAAGGCCATCCGCAACCGCATGAGCCAGAACGGCCATGTGACTGATGCCTCAGAAGCGCCGCCGTTGCTGGCCCCGATTGATGACAAGGTGATTCTGGACACCCTGCAGTTGGACCAGAAAATGGACAAGGCCGAGTACAAGAAGCGGCTGGCCGAACTGCAGGGCCGGCTTAACAGCCTTACCCGCGACGAGCGCTTTCATAACCATTCCCTGGTGCTGGCCTTCGAGGGCAATGATGCGGCCGGCAAGGGCGGTACCATCCGCCGCATTACCCAGGCACTGGATGCCCGCAGCTATCGGGTGATTCCGGTGGCCGCCCCCACCGAGGAGGAGCGTGCCAAACCCTGGCTGTGGCGCTTCTGGCGCCAGGTACCGGGCAAGGGCGGGATTACCATTTTCGACCGCACCTGGTATGGCCGGGTGCTGGTGGAGCGGGTGGAGGGTTTTGCCCGTGAGTCGGACTGGATGCGTGCCTACTATGAAATCAACGACTTCGAGCACCAGCTATGTGAAAACGGTGCCATCGTGCTCAAGTTCTGGCTGGCCATCAGCAATGAAGAACAGATGGCGCGCTTCAAACTGCGCGAACAAACCGGTTTCAAGCGTTTCAAGATTACCGAGGAAGACTGGCGTAACCGGGAAAAATGGGATGCCTACAAGCTGGCGGTCAGCGATATGGTTGACCGCACCAGCACCAGCAAGGTGCCATGGACGCTGGTGGAAGCCAATAACAAATACTACGCCCGCATCAAGGTGCTCAGCACCATTTGCGCTGCGCTGGAGGCCAGGCTTGGTGCGTAG
- the recB gene encoding exodeoxyribonuclease V subunit beta has protein sequence MSLQALDALNCPLAGVNLIEASAGTGKTWTIAALYLRLLLEEVNGEAPPSIDSLLVVTYTKAATAELRERLRQQLSEFVEVLQGKQAGNAFLQALAARFAPGRVRDLALQRLQGAISGFDAAAIYTIHGFCQRVLTDAAFESGQTFAAELVSDDDRLLVEVVDDFWRQRVVSSPLLSQVLAEAGETPDGWLAEIRPWLAKPYLQVVQPAARDLQQALQQVEQHWQALAADPATIQAGFDLLLATEGFKATSHSPAQLQRSLDELQQWLAEPDSLPVPGKDAIKQLARLTPTAIAKGMKKGFAAPEHLLFQRIGAWLEAWDGYLAQLQLSLAGLKLELIAWVNAELARRRSQQRVRSFDDLLTELGDALADARSGPQLAAAVARSFRVALIDEFQDTDPIQYSIFRHCFALQQRPLFLVGDPKQAIYSFRGADIFAYLDARDDAPATQHYSLDTNRRSDAPLVHTVNQLFSRSQPFLLDEIDYQPVHAAPSSGAVLEVDDADAAFTILWQAPESEKPLNKDSAARASAQGCAHEIARLLTLAAQDRAAIIKGGQRRPLRGGDIAVLVSTHRQGDQMRQALAERGVASVALTQESVFASREAADLLTLLRAWAEPASESRLRAALVTELYGLDASALLADVEDEARWEARLLANAADHQSWLEHGFMRAWRNFMAREQLALRLLPLPDGERRLTNLSHLAELLQSESDSRHGMAPLLAWLEARVAHPPGGEEAMLRLESDAALVKIVTIHTSKGLQYPVVFCPYLWDGALERRNTSFWRYRAQDRAMLAPDVLADAAVRQQAASEMLAEKLRLLYVALTRAQHRQYLAWGWVKDMHTAALSWLLHAQQCPDLAALRELELSAAQLESQLAAWQQSLPTAMTLRALEQGLNPLPLAQDSRQDYSARLFERTVYSPWRVASFTSLTHGQSGKATEQPDHDRSPMPVTPAPEEVLPPDSPFAFPRGARAGTCLHAMFENIDFGMSDAELQAPVAEQLRRHGFAEAWQPAAMQLLRQTLDAELDPGIRLRGVGAGQRLVEMEFTLPVRQLDVARLRSVLADPVHGLAQPLRQAAAELDFHTVRGYLKGFIDLVFEADGRLYLADYKSNHLGNRAEDYAPAQLLQSVAREHYYLQYLIYCVALQRYFTARGQDFANRFAGVRYLYLRGMGQPGMGVWHDRPAASLLAALDGLLR, from the coding sequence ATGAGTCTGCAAGCACTGGACGCACTCAACTGCCCGCTGGCCGGCGTCAATCTGATTGAAGCCTCGGCCGGTACCGGCAAAACCTGGACCATTGCCGCGCTTTACCTGCGCCTGCTGCTCGAAGAGGTCAATGGCGAAGCGCCACCCAGCATCGACAGCCTGCTGGTGGTGACCTATACCAAGGCGGCCACCGCCGAGCTGCGCGAACGGCTGCGCCAGCAACTGAGCGAGTTTGTCGAGGTACTGCAAGGCAAGCAGGCGGGCAATGCCTTTCTGCAGGCGCTGGCAGCGCGCTTTGCGCCGGGGCGTGTGCGGGACCTGGCGCTGCAGCGGCTGCAGGGTGCCATCAGCGGCTTTGATGCCGCCGCCATCTATACCATCCACGGCTTTTGCCAGCGGGTGTTGACCGATGCGGCTTTCGAAAGCGGGCAAACCTTTGCCGCCGAACTGGTCAGCGACGACGACCGCCTGCTGGTGGAGGTGGTGGACGATTTCTGGCGGCAACGGGTGGTGAGCAGCCCCTTGCTGTCCCAGGTGCTGGCCGAAGCCGGGGAAACCCCGGACGGCTGGCTGGCGGAAATCCGCCCCTGGCTGGCCAAACCCTATCTGCAGGTGGTACAGCCCGCTGCCCGTGATTTGCAACAAGCCTTGCAGCAGGTGGAACAGCACTGGCAGGCACTGGCCGCCGACCCGGCCACCATCCAGGCCGGGTTTGATCTCTTGCTGGCCACCGAAGGTTTCAAGGCCACCAGCCACAGCCCGGCCCAGTTGCAGCGCAGTCTGGACGAGTTGCAGCAATGGCTGGCCGAGCCGGACAGCCTGCCGGTTCCGGGCAAGGATGCAATCAAGCAATTGGCCCGACTGACGCCAACGGCCATCGCCAAGGGGATGAAAAAGGGTTTTGCTGCGCCAGAACACCTGCTGTTCCAGCGCATCGGTGCCTGGCTGGAAGCCTGGGATGGCTATCTGGCGCAACTGCAACTGTCGCTGGCCGGACTCAAACTGGAACTGATTGCCTGGGTGAATGCAGAACTGGCCCGTCGTCGCAGCCAGCAAAGGGTGCGCAGCTTTGACGACCTGCTCACCGAACTGGGCGACGCGCTGGCCGATGCCCGCAGTGGCCCGCAACTGGCTGCCGCGGTGGCGCGCAGTTTCCGCGTGGCGCTGATTGACGAATTTCAGGATACCGACCCCATCCAGTACAGCATTTTTCGCCACTGCTTTGCCTTGCAGCAGCGGCCATTGTTTCTGGTGGGCGACCCCAAGCAGGCCATTTACAGCTTCCGTGGCGCAGACATTTTTGCCTATCTGGATGCCCGCGACGATGCGCCGGCCACGCAGCATTACTCGCTGGATACCAACCGTCGTTCCGACGCGCCCTTGGTACACACCGTCAACCAGTTGTTCAGTCGCAGCCAGCCTTTCCTGCTGGACGAAATCGACTACCAGCCGGTGCATGCCGCACCCAGCTCCGGCGCGGTACTGGAGGTGGACGATGCCGATGCAGCCTTCACCATACTGTGGCAAGCGCCTGAGAGTGAAAAACCGCTGAACAAGGACAGTGCCGCCCGTGCCAGCGCCCAGGGCTGCGCTCATGAAATTGCCCGCCTGCTGACCCTGGCCGCACAGGACCGTGCCGCCATTATCAAGGGCGGGCAGCGCCGCCCGTTGCGGGGCGGCGATATTGCCGTGCTGGTGTCCACCCACCGTCAGGGCGACCAGATGCGCCAGGCGCTGGCCGAGCGCGGCGTAGCCAGCGTGGCACTTACCCAGGAAAGCGTGTTTGCCAGCCGCGAGGCTGCCGACCTGCTGACCTTGCTGCGCGCCTGGGCCGAACCAGCCAGCGAAAGCCGTTTACGTGCGGCACTGGTGACCGAGCTGTACGGCCTGGATGCCAGCGCGCTGCTGGCCGATGTGGAAGACGAGGCCCGCTGGGAGGCCAGGCTGCTGGCCAATGCCGCCGACCACCAGTCCTGGCTGGAACACGGCTTCATGCGTGCCTGGCGCAACTTCATGGCGCGCGAGCAACTGGCCCTGCGCCTGCTGCCCTTGCCCGATGGCGAACGGCGGCTGACCAATCTGTCCCACCTGGCCGAGCTGCTGCAAAGCGAGAGCGACAGCCGCCACGGCATGGCACCCTTGCTGGCCTGGCTGGAGGCGCGGGTGGCTCATCCACCCGGTGGTGAGGAAGCCATGCTGCGGCTGGAAAGCGATGCCGCGCTGGTGAAAATCGTTACCATCCACACCTCCAAGGGCCTGCAATACCCGGTGGTGTTCTGCCCTTACCTGTGGGATGGCGCACTGGAGCGGCGCAATACCAGCTTCTGGCGTTACCGTGCCCAAGATCGCGCCATGCTGGCCCCGGACGTACTGGCCGATGCCGCCGTGCGTCAGCAAGCTGCCAGCGAGATGCTGGCGGAAAAACTGCGTCTGCTCTACGTGGCACTCACCCGTGCCCAGCATCGGCAGTACCTGGCCTGGGGCTGGGTGAAGGACATGCACACCGCGGCCTTGTCCTGGCTGCTGCATGCGCAGCAATGTCCCGATCTGGCCGCGCTGCGTGAGCTGGAATTGAGCGCCGCCCAGTTGGAAAGCCAATTGGCGGCTTGGCAGCAGTCCTTGCCAACGGCCATGACACTGCGCGCGCTGGAGCAGGGGCTCAACCCCTTGCCTCTGGCGCAAGACAGCCGGCAGGACTATAGTGCGCGCCTGTTCGAGCGGACGGTTTACAGCCCGTGGCGGGTGGCCAGCTTTACCTCCCTCACCCATGGGCAGAGCGGCAAGGCCACGGAACAGCCAGACCATGACCGCAGCCCGATGCCGGTCACGCCAGCGCCTGAAGAAGTGTTGCCGCCCGACAGCCCGTTTGCCTTTCCGCGTGGTGCGCGTGCCGGTACCTGCCTGCATGCCATGTTTGAAAACATCGATTTCGGCATGTCGGACGCCGAACTGCAGGCCCCGGTGGCCGAGCAATTGCGCCGCCATGGCTTTGCCGAGGCATGGCAGCCGGCGGCCATGCAGTTGCTGCGCCAGACGCTGGATGCCGAGCTGGACCCCGGCATCCGCCTGCGCGGGGTAGGGGCGGGGCAGCGGCTGGTGGAAATGGAATTCACCCTGCCGGTACGGCAACTGGATGTAGCGCGCTTGCGCAGCGTGCTGGCCGATCCGGTCCACGGTCTGGCCCAGCCCTTGCGCCAAGCCGCAGCAGAGCTGGATTTCCACACGGTGCGCGGTTATCTCAAAGGCTTTATCGACCTGGTGTTCGAGGCGGATGGCCGCCTTTATCTGGCCGACTACAAGTCCAACCACCTGGGCAACCGGGCCGAGGATTACGCCCCGGCGCAACTGCTGCAGTCGGTGGCGCGTGAACACTATTATTTGCAGTACCTGATTTACTGCGTGGCACTGCAGCGTTATTTCACCGCGCGTGGCCAGGATTTTGCCAACCGCTTTGCCGGTGTGCGCTATTTGTATCTGCGTGGCATGGGGCAGCCAGGCATGGGGGTGTGGCATGATCGCCCGGCCGCCAGCCTGCTGGCCGCGCTGGATGGTTTGCTGCGCTGA
- a CDS encoding substrate-binding periplasmic protein has protein sequence MVRSVLLLLCCLLLPAAQAAEINLRAGVVVDNAGPYNFTPDSPMAGIYREALEQIGKLSGVRFEIEYYPSQRIQQLFEVARLDVEVGVNPAWRSLSPVGGFYTQSIGTLDYQLCTRSSRGARTLEDLHGQTIGLLQGQPLIAFEPDLQRNGVRYELSQGENEALGKLRLGRLQAVVLERRQIERLGMVPEELRCEPGGMISVQPVMLRVHPQFRHWVPALNRAIGQLQANGRLRAIFQKPRG, from the coding sequence TTGGTGCGTAGCGTCCTGTTGTTGTTGTGCTGCCTGCTGCTGCCTGCGGCGCAAGCGGCTGAAATCAATCTGCGCGCAGGCGTGGTGGTGGATAATGCCGGTCCCTACAACTTCACGCCGGACAGCCCGATGGCGGGCATTTATCGCGAGGCGCTGGAGCAGATCGGCAAGCTCAGCGGGGTACGCTTCGAGATCGAATACTATCCGTCCCAGCGTATCCAGCAGCTATTCGAAGTGGCCCGGCTTGATGTGGAAGTAGGGGTCAATCCCGCCTGGCGCAGCCTGTCGCCGGTAGGGGGCTTTTATACCCAGTCCATCGGAACGCTGGATTACCAGCTATGCACCCGCAGCAGCCGTGGGGCGCGCACGCTGGAGGACTTGCACGGCCAGACGATAGGCTTGCTGCAAGGACAGCCACTGATCGCATTCGAGCCTGATCTGCAGCGTAATGGCGTGCGCTATGAACTGTCGCAGGGCGAAAACGAAGCCCTGGGCAAGCTGCGCCTTGGCCGCCTGCAGGCGGTGGTGCTGGAACGACGCCAAATCGAAAGACTGGGCATGGTGCCTGAAGAATTGCGCTGCGAACCCGGTGGCATGATCAGCGTGCAGCCGGTCATGCTGCGGGTGCATCCGCAATTCCGTCACTGGGTACCGGCCTTGAACCGGGCGATTGGCCAATTGCAGGCCAACGGTAGGCTGCGTGCCATTTTTCAGAAGCCGCGCGGATGA
- the ubiU gene encoding ubiquinone anaerobic biosynthesis protein UbiU, protein MPATRPLPELVCPAGSLPALKAAVDNGADTVYLGLKNDTNARNFAGLNFDDRTAREGIHYAHQHGRKVLLAINTYAQGGDISRWHRAIDEGAALGVDAIILADIGLMKYARDRYPDLRLHMSVQSSATNYEAIKLAQEMFDIRRAVLPRVLTLDQVKQVIDHTDVEIEVFGFGSLCVMVEGRCLLSSYATGESPNSHGVCSPAKFVRWEHGQQALGARLNGILIDEYQQGEPAGYPTLCKGRFEVEGDTYYALEEPTSLNVMSMLPQIIDIGVAAIKVEGRQRSPAYVAQVTRTLRAALDAAAQESQRFAVKPAWTQALSKLAEGQQQTLGAYNRPWK, encoded by the coding sequence ATGCCTGCCACACGCCCTCTGCCGGAGCTGGTTTGTCCGGCTGGCAGCCTGCCTGCCCTCAAGGCAGCCGTGGATAACGGTGCCGACACCGTCTACCTCGGCCTGAAAAACGATACCAATGCCCGTAACTTTGCCGGGCTGAATTTTGACGACCGCACCGCCCGCGAAGGCATCCACTACGCGCACCAGCATGGCCGCAAGGTGCTGCTGGCCATCAACACCTATGCCCAGGGCGGTGACATCAGCCGCTGGCATCGCGCCATCGATGAAGGCGCGGCACTGGGCGTGGATGCCATCATCCTGGCCGATATCGGCCTGATGAAATACGCACGCGACCGCTACCCGGACCTGCGCCTGCACATGTCGGTGCAAAGCTCCGCCACCAATTACGAAGCCATCAAGCTGGCCCAGGAAATGTTCGACATCCGCCGCGCCGTGCTGCCGCGCGTGCTGACGCTGGACCAGGTCAAGCAGGTAATCGACCACACCGATGTGGAAATCGAGGTGTTCGGCTTTGGCAGCCTGTGCGTGATGGTGGAAGGCCGTTGCCTGCTGTCCAGCTATGCCACCGGCGAATCGCCCAACAGCCACGGCGTGTGCTCGCCAGCCAAATTCGTGCGCTGGGAACATGGCCAGCAAGCCTTGGGCGCACGACTGAACGGCATCCTGATCGACGAATACCAGCAGGGCGAACCGGCGGGCTACCCCACGCTGTGCAAGGGGCGCTTTGAAGTGGAAGGCGATACCTACTACGCGCTGGAAGAACCCACCAGCCTGAACGTAATGAGCATGCTGCCGCAGATCATCGACATCGGCGTGGCAGCCATCAAGGTGGAAGGCCGCCAACGCAGCCCGGCTTACGTTGCCCAGGTCACCCGCACCCTGCGCGCGGCACTGGATGCCGCCGCCCAGGAAAGCCAGCGCTTTGCCGTGAAACCGGCGTGGACCCAGGCCCTGTCCAAGCTGGCCGAAGGCCAGCAGCAGACCCTGGGTGCCTATAACCGGCCCTGGAAATGA
- a CDS encoding SirB2 family protein, producing the protein MSTYQILKHAHMGMAYLTITLFALRGGLMLADKQHVLASKLLRILPHVIDTALLALGITLVVVGGWPLLQTPWLLAKIAGLLAYVALGTIALKRGRTKQIRSIALLAALLVVAYIVLVAKTKLALPF; encoded by the coding sequence ATGAGCACTTATCAGATTCTCAAACACGCCCACATGGGCATGGCCTATCTCACCATCACCCTGTTTGCCCTGCGTGGCGGGCTGATGCTGGCAGACAAGCAGCACGTACTGGCCAGCAAGCTGCTGCGCATCCTGCCGCATGTGATCGATACCGCACTGCTGGCGCTGGGCATCACCCTGGTGGTGGTGGGTGGCTGGCCGCTGTTGCAAACACCGTGGCTGCTGGCCAAGATAGCCGGCCTGCTGGCCTATGTGGCACTGGGCACCATCGCGCTGAAACGCGGCCGCACCAAGCAGATACGCAGCATCGCCCTGCTGGCCGCGCTGCTGGTGGTGGCGTATATCGTGCTGGTGGCCAAAACCAAGCTGGCGCTGCCGTTCTGA
- the recC gene encoding exodeoxyribonuclease V subunit gamma, with translation MLFLYQSNRLEQLGQLYAAMLQAQPLSDPFAAETVIVQSRGMGRWMTLDLAQQCGIAANIDYVLPAAFAWRLMQKVMPGLPRKSSFSPEVLSWRLMELLPTLQGEVFAPLQRYAAGGEAAAFELAGKVADIFDQYLVFRPDWIRAWEAGERLELGEDEAWQAALWQQLAAQDPGRHRVRMLDEFFAELRTEHLPERITLFGIASLAPMYLALIKRLAELTDVCLFTLNPCAAYWGDIVDTRRKLKLREKGDLFATEGHPLLASLGKQGRDFFELIAADAELDARPLFAEPAGDSLLARLQRDILQLQMPGEDGQRLAPDDCSVELHATHGPMRELEVLKDRLLAMLADDPTLSSADIAVLTPDINSYAPYIDAVFGKRDDAPSLPYAIADRQVEREEPLLAAIGTLLQLLDSRFAADQVLALLDSPALLQRFGLQAQDLPFIQDWVRQSGIRWGRDAAHKAALGLPADPLYTWRWGLDRLLLGSILPPAMAGDDSGLFAGLLPQGGAGGQLGEVLARFASCYAVLDALATGWAIPTDAAGWAARLLEGIDQLFAVDDEAELALDVVRDALQELVDDAAMAGFTQPFSLQVLRDWLQRKLTMASPLGFLSGGITFCAMVPMRSIPFKVLCLIGMNDGAYPRDERPVSFDLVARHPRRGDRSRRFDDRYLFLEAILSARQRLYLSYVGLSARNNEPLPPSALIAELLDCFQAMCGETAAAQLLVRHPLQPFSPRCYDGRDARLASFDPAFAAALAAPPAQPQPFATLLPPPQSSSVVHVNDFIRFWKNPPRAWLAERLAIRLHGQEEELPVREPFSVERDASRIMRTQLVTRILAGKPLAPLKQRLLAAGLLPAAELGQAWLGSETASSARLAHRLPAVLTTATLPPMPVNLCLHGTTLAGELSGLRPEGQIRLVIGKMNAAERLEWWLSHLLLCAMRPAGIACQSLLYDDSGHYRLDDEPEAIGLLEAWVVRWQQGQQQPLPFFGRTSWAYAEQLYKQEDAPALALEKALDKWDPSFVGEFAAPQCEEPVNRLVFRHLDPLADPLFAQLAQTLLLPLVARLEGQA, from the coding sequence ATGCTTTTTCTCTATCAGTCCAATCGTCTGGAGCAATTGGGCCAGCTATATGCCGCCATGCTGCAGGCGCAGCCGCTGTCCGACCCTTTTGCCGCCGAAACGGTCATCGTGCAGAGCCGGGGCATGGGGCGCTGGATGACGCTGGATCTGGCACAGCAATGCGGTATCGCTGCCAATATCGACTATGTGTTGCCCGCTGCCTTTGCCTGGCGGCTGATGCAGAAGGTGATGCCTGGGCTGCCGCGCAAATCGTCATTCAGCCCGGAAGTGCTGAGCTGGCGCCTGATGGAACTGCTGCCCACCCTGCAAGGCGAGGTGTTTGCCCCCTTGCAGCGCTATGCCGCCGGTGGCGAGGCCGCAGCCTTCGAACTGGCCGGCAAGGTGGCGGATATCTTCGACCAGTACCTGGTGTTCCGCCCGGACTGGATTCGCGCCTGGGAGGCGGGAGAACGGCTGGAACTGGGTGAGGACGAAGCCTGGCAGGCCGCGTTGTGGCAGCAACTGGCCGCGCAGGACCCTGGCCGCCACCGTGTGCGCATGCTGGACGAGTTCTTTGCCGAGCTGCGCACAGAGCACCTGCCGGAGCGCATCACCCTGTTCGGCATTGCCAGCCTGGCACCGATGTATCTGGCGCTGATCAAGCGGCTGGCCGAACTCACCGATGTCTGCCTGTTCACCCTCAACCCCTGCGCAGCTTACTGGGGCGATATCGTCGACACCCGGCGCAAGCTCAAGCTGCGGGAAAAGGGCGATCTGTTCGCCACCGAAGGCCACCCGCTGCTGGCCTCGCTAGGCAAGCAGGGGCGCGACTTTTTCGAGCTGATTGCTGCCGATGCCGAGCTGGACGCCCGGCCCCTGTTTGCCGAACCGGCCGGTGACAGCCTGCTGGCGCGCTTGCAGCGCGACATCCTGCAATTGCAGATGCCGGGCGAGGATGGCCAGAGGCTGGCACCAGATGATTGTTCGGTGGAACTGCATGCCACCCACGGCCCGATGCGCGAGCTGGAGGTGCTCAAAGACCGGCTGCTGGCCATGCTGGCCGACGATCCCACGCTTAGCAGCGCCGACATCGCGGTATTGACGCCGGACATCAACAGTTACGCCCCTTATATCGATGCCGTGTTCGGCAAGCGCGACGACGCGCCCAGCCTGCCCTATGCCATCGCCGACCGGCAGGTGGAGCGGGAAGAGCCCTTGCTGGCCGCCATCGGTACGCTGTTGCAATTGCTGGATTCGCGCTTTGCCGCCGACCAGGTGCTGGCCTTGCTGGATAGTCCGGCCCTGTTGCAACGCTTTGGCCTGCAGGCGCAAGACCTGCCCTTCATTCAGGACTGGGTAAGGCAGAGCGGCATCCGCTGGGGACGCGATGCTGCACACAAGGCCGCGCTGGGGCTGCCGGCAGACCCGCTATACACCTGGCGCTGGGGTCTGGACCGGCTGTTGTTGGGCAGCATCCTGCCTCCGGCGATGGCCGGGGACGATAGCGGCCTGTTTGCCGGCTTGCTGCCGCAGGGCGGGGCCGGCGGACAACTGGGCGAGGTGCTGGCGCGCTTTGCCAGTTGCTATGCGGTGCTGGACGCACTGGCCACTGGCTGGGCCATCCCCACCGATGCCGCTGGCTGGGCGGCACGCTTGCTGGAGGGCATCGACCAGCTATTTGCGGTGGATGACGAGGCGGAACTGGCGCTGGATGTGGTGCGCGACGCCCTGCAGGAGCTGGTGGACGATGCCGCCATGGCCGGTTTCACCCAGCCCTTCAGCCTGCAGGTACTGCGCGACTGGCTGCAGCGCAAGCTCACCATGGCCTCGCCGCTGGGCTTTTTGTCCGGTGGCATCACCTTCTGCGCCATGGTGCCGATGCGTTCCATCCCCTTCAAGGTGCTGTGCCTGATCGGCATGAATGACGGTGCCTATCCGCGTGACGAACGCCCGGTCAGCTTCGACCTGGTGGCGCGCCATCCGCGCCGGGGCGACCGCTCGCGCCGCTTTGACGACCGCTACCTGTTCCTGGAAGCCATCCTGTCGGCGCGTCAGCGCTTGTACCTGTCCTATGTCGGCCTGTCCGCCCGCAATAACGAGCCACTGCCGCCATCGGCACTGATTGCCGAATTGCTGGATTGCTTCCAGGCCATGTGCGGCGAAACCGCCGCGGCACAACTGCTGGTACGTCATCCCTTGCAACCGTTCTCGCCACGTTGTTATGACGGCAGGGATGCACGCCTGGCCAGCTTTGATCCGGCATTTGCCGCGGCACTGGCGGCGCCACCGGCCCAGCCGCAGCCATTTGCCACCCTCCTGCCGCCCCCGCAGAGCAGCAGTGTGGTGCATGTGAATGACTTCATCCGCTTCTGGAAGAATCCGCCACGCGCCTGGCTGGCCGAGCGTCTGGCCATCCGCCTGCACGGCCAGGAGGAGGAGTTGCCGGTGCGCGAACCCTTCAGCGTGGAGCGCGACGCCAGCCGCATCATGCGCACCCAACTGGTAACACGCATATTGGCGGGCAAGCCGCTGGCCCCGCTCAAGCAGCGGCTGCTGGCGGCCGGCTTGTTGCCAGCGGCCGAACTGGGACAGGCCTGGCTGGGCAGCGAAACCGCCAGCTCGGCCAGACTGGCACACCGCCTGCCGGCGGTACTCACCACCGCCACGCTGCCGCCCATGCCGGTCAACCTCTGCTTGCACGGCACCACGCTGGCCGGTGAGTTGAGCGGATTGCGCCCGGAGGGGCAGATCCGGCTGGTAATCGGCAAAATGAATGCCGCCGAGCGGCTGGAGTGGTGGCTGAGCCATTTGTTGCTGTGTGCCATGCGACCGGCCGGCATTGCCTGCCAGTCGCTGCTGTACGACGACAGCGGCCACTACCGGCTGGATGACGAGCCAGAGGCCATCGGCTTGCTGGAGGCCTGGGTGGTGCGCTGGCAGCAGGGCCAGCAGCAGCCCTTGCCATTTTTTGGCCGCACCAGTTGGGCTTATGCCGAACAGTTGTACAAGCAGGAGGATGCCCCCGCACTGGCGCTGGAAAAGGCACTGGACAAGTGGGATCCCAGCTTTGTCGGTGAATTTGCCGCACCGCAGTGTGAAGAACCGGTCAACCGGCTGGTGTTCCGACATCTCGACCCGCTGGCCGATCCGCTGTTCGCCCAGTTGGCACAAACCCTGTTGCTGCCGCTGGTGGCCAGGCTGGAGGGGCAGGCATGA